From the Hyalangium ruber genome, the window GCCGCAGGAAGCGCTCGGCGACGCTGTCATACGCAGTCCGGGCGAAGCGCCGGGCGAGCCGATCCTTCCCCTGTTGCAGGAGGTCCGAGGCCCGACGTTGCACGTGTCTGACCTTCTCCAGCAGGAGTTCCGCGCGCTCGAATCGGGAACGCGGCTCATGGCCGGAGTCCCAGAACTCCTCCCGGGCACTCCGCGCCAAAGGCAACGCCACCGACTCCTGCCCTAGCTTCTGCGCACCCATCACACGCCTCTTGCCGCTGGAGGACCCTGCTCCTTGCTCCGCGCCTCGGATTGCCGCGGGCCGCTGACGTTTCTTCTCTCTGCTCATAGAATCTGGAGGGGGCCGTTTGTGACGCCAAATGTAACGACCCCATGCCCGGCAGGCCGTGGGCTCGGAGGCAGGATGTCCACCGCCAACCTGCACGCCCGCTGATCAGGCCTCACGAAGGGTGTCCGCCATGTAGCATGGCGACGCTGAAGAACCCGATGCCGTGACAAGAGGACCCTTATGACTTCCCTCCGAGCCGTTGTCCTCAGCAGCCTGCTGTGCCTGTCGTACGCCCCCTCGGCGCTCGCCAAGGAGAAGAAGCCCTCGGGCGGCGCCAAGCCCTCCGAGACGAAGCGCCTCGAGCTGGTGGAGCGCTCCAGCACCAGGGGCTTCGCCATCAAGGTGCCCAGCGAGGCCACGGGAACCCAGGATGACTGGAGCATGACCTACAAGACGCTCGTGGCTCCGGACTCCACGCCGATCAATGTCGTCGTCTCCGTGGAGTCCCTGGATGAGTTCACCCCTGTCACCAACCTGGACAAGGCCGTCGAATCCATCACCTCCAAGCGCCGCCCTGGCGCCCTGAAGCCCCCCGTTTCCGAGCAGAGAGAGCTCCCCAATGGCTACCTGGTGGTCCTCGGTCCGCAATACGACACGCACGCGGTTCACGTGATTCGCAACGGCAAGGAGGTGCAGGTCAAGGCAGACTGCACCGGGCCCTCCTCCCGCCTGGAGGCGCTCAAGGAAATGTGTCTGTCCGTAAAGCCCACGAAGTAGCGGGAGCACGCGCCCCGCTCATCAGAGGAGCCCCATCATGGCCGAGACGTACAAAGGTGGTTGTCACTGCGGGAAGGTTCGCTACGAGGTGAAGCTGGACCTGAACGAGCTCATCTCCTGCAACTGTTCGATTTGCGCGAAGACGGCCTCGATCCTGGCCTTCGTGCCCGCGCAGGAGTTCAAGCTCCTGTCGGGCGAAGACGCCCTCACGGACTACCAGTTCGGCAAGAAGCATGTTCACCACCTGTTCTGCTCCACCTGCGGCATCCGCTCGTTCGGCAGCGGTGAGATGCCGGACGGGCGAGCGATGCGCGCCATCAACGTCCGCTGCCTCGAGGGCGTCAACGTCGACACGCTCAAGATCACGCCGTTCGACGGCAAGAGCCTGTGACGGCGGGGTGAGGCCGCCGTCAGAGCGCTCCTGACAGGCGCACCATCATCCACCCCAGAATCACCAACTGCGGGACGAAGAACGAGAAGCGCGCGAGGACCTGCCAGTGCGAGGTGCCCGTCAAATGCACCACGCTCTGGCCAATTCGCAGCGCCAGGTACCACCCGGCCAGCGGATCCGTGACGCTCAGCTTCCCCATCAGCCCCGCCACGAGGATGACCGCCGCGAACAGGGGCAGGTTCTCCAGGCAGTTGGCGTGCGCGTGCATCAGCCGCTGCAGAAGCGGCGGATCCTCCGTGGGCTTGCCGCGCGTCCAGTCGTTGGCCCGGCGCCGCCCCGACAGCACGGACAGCGAGCGGTACACCACCACGCCGGCGACCAGCAGCAGGGTCCACGCCGCGAACCCCAACACGCTCAACAAGGACACGCTCATCAGACTCCTCCAAAGGGAGCTCGCCTCCACGGCGAGCGGCCCAGTCTAGGCACACGCTCGCCCAGCATCCGAGCAGGCTGTGGGCGACCGGTTGCGAAGGGGGCCTCAGGAATGTGGAATCGCCTCCAGCGTTCGCTCGCTCCCCGTGCCGCTCCGCCCCTCCACATCGCTCGTGCGTCCCCTCGTCGCGTGCCTGCTCGCGCTGGCGCTCGGCGCGTGTCAGCCGTCTCCTGAATTCCGCAGGCGGCCGTCGCCCCTGGATTCGCGCTCTCTCGAGGCCTCCTACACCTGGCGCTCGGCGCCACGGGTGGCTCCGGACCTCGATGAGGCACAGGCGCTGGCCCTGGCGGCGCGCACCGTGCTCCAGACGCTCCCCGAGGAAGAGCAGCGGCGCATCCTGGAGTCGTGGCTTCCGTTCAGTCCCGCGCCGACCTTCGTGGCCGTCCTCACGCCCGAGGGAGGCGTGGCGCCCGCTCCCGAGCTGGCCTCCTCCCGCCGGGAGGTGGATCTCCTCGCCTTGGTGCGGGCACTGCATGCGAAGCATGGCACCCGGGTGCTGACGCTCTCGGCCTTCTTCCTCGGCCCGGAGCCGATGGAGCGCGCACGGAAGCGGCTGCGGCAGGCTCCCGAGCGCATCAGCACGGCCGCGCTCTCGCGTGTCCTGCGTCGCCGGGAGCGGCCCCTGCTGCGACAGGTTCGCGAGGCGGAGCGATGGGCGACCCTCTACGGACTCGGGTGGCCCGTGGACCGGAGCTGGCGGGTGACGTCCCGCTTCGGCCCGCGCATCCACCCCATCCTCGGCGGCCTCTCGGAGCATCGCGGCATCGACATCGCCACGCCCGTGGGCACCG encodes:
- a CDS encoding M23 family metallopeptidase yields the protein MRPLVACLLALALGACQPSPEFRRRPSPLDSRSLEASYTWRSAPRVAPDLDEAQALALAARTVLQTLPEEEQRRILESWLPFSPAPTFVAVLTPEGGVAPAPELASSRREVDLLALVRALHAKHGTRVLTLSAFFLGPEPMERARKRLRQAPERISTAALSRVLRRRERPLLRQVREAERWATLYGLGWPVDRSWRVTSRFGPRIHPILGGLSEHRGIDIATPVGTEVRAPASGVVTRVLQGPVNGHWIELDHGSGVRTHYCHLSLVEVKRGQQVQAGELVARSGDTGRVTGPHLHYQVKLPGGYVDPLGSRASVELVAAPLVLAPAPLATLPSAQ
- a CDS encoding GFA family protein, with amino-acid sequence MAETYKGGCHCGKVRYEVKLDLNELISCNCSICAKTASILAFVPAQEFKLLSGEDALTDYQFGKKHVHHLFCSTCGIRSFGSGEMPDGRAMRAINVRCLEGVNVDTLKITPFDGKSL
- a CDS encoding MAPEG family protein is translated as MSVSLLSVLGFAAWTLLLVAGVVVYRSLSVLSGRRRANDWTRGKPTEDPPLLQRLMHAHANCLENLPLFAAVILVAGLMGKLSVTDPLAGWYLALRIGQSVVHLTGTSHWQVLARFSFFVPQLVILGWMMVRLSGAL